From a single Phacochoerus africanus isolate WHEZ1 chromosome 11, ROS_Pafr_v1, whole genome shotgun sequence genomic region:
- the LIPT2 gene encoding putative lipoyltransferase 2, mitochondrial, which produces MQLPAVRLVRLGQVPYAELLALQERWLRRLQAESGTKAGVLLLCEPAGPVYTAGLRGGLTSEEAARLRALGAEVRATGRGGLATFHGPGQLLCHPVLDLRPLGLRLRTHVAALEAWAVRLCELQGLPGARARPPPYTGVWLGERKICAIGVRCGRHITSHGLALNCSTDLTWFEHIVPCGLVGTGVTSLSQELQRHVTVDEVIPSFLEAFKETYKCMLISEDSPN; this is translated from the exons ATGCAACTACCAGCGGTGCGGCTGGTGAGGTTAGGCCAGGTGCCCTACGCCGAACTGCTGGCGCTGCAGGAGCGCTGGCTGCGGCGGCTGCAGGCCGAGTCAGGGACCAAGGCGGGCGTGCTCTTGCTCTGCGAGCCTGCGGGGCCCGTATACACCGCCGGGCTGCGCGGCGGTCTGACGTCCGAGGAGGCGGCGCGGCTGCGGGCCTTGGGCGCCGAAGTGCGCGCCACTGGTCGTGGCGGCCTAGCCACCTTCCATGGCCCGGGCCAGTTGCTCTGCCACCCGGTACTCGACCTCCGACCCCTTGGCCTGCGACTGCGGACCCACGTGGCAGCGCTGGAGGCGTGGGCGGTGCGCCTGTGCGAGCTCCAGGGCCTACCCGGCGCCCGCGCTCGGCCCCCTCCCTACACCGGCGTCTGGCTGGGAGAGCGGAAGATCTGCGCGATTG GAGTCCGCTGCGGAAGGCACATCACCTCCCACGGCCTGGCCCTGAACTGTTCCACGGACCTCACGTGGTTTGAGCACATTGTGCCCTGTGGGCTGGTTGGGACAGGCGTCACTTCCCTGAGTCAGGAACTACAGAGGCATGTCACTGTGGATGAAGTCATACCATCTTTCCTTGAGGCCTTTAAGGAGACTTACAAGTGCATGTTGATCTCAGAGGACAGCCCCAACTGA